From Pogoniulus pusillus isolate bPogPus1 chromosome 17, bPogPus1.pri, whole genome shotgun sequence, the proteins below share one genomic window:
- the NMB gene encoding neuromedin-B isoform X2 — protein sequence MAAARCLLLLLCGAALGPAVHLDFAEHRSQAAKIKVNPRGNLWATGHFMGKKSVSSSPHLEPPEEPTVPVVFGPSLKALLEDMMELLTRELLRILLQERLLNENQGKYDLTDQETGLLTKVLQKYLSS from the exons ATGGCGGCGgctcgctgcctgctgctgctgctgtgcggAGCCGCGCTGGGGCCGGCCGTGCACCTGGACTTCGCCGAGCACCGCAGCCAGGCGGCCAAGATCAAGGTCAACCCCCGCGGCAACCTCTGGGCCACAG GTCACTTCATGGGGAAGAAGAGTGTCAGCAGCTCCCCACACCTGGAGCCGCCGGAGGAGCCCACAGTGCCCGTGGTCTTTGGTCCCTCTCTCAAAGCCTTGCTGGAGGACATGATGGAGCTGCTCACCCGTGAGCTCCTGAGGATCCTCCTGCAGGAGAGACTCTTGAATGAGAACCAAGGCAAATACGACCTCACGGACCAG GAGACAGGGCTCCTGACCAAGGTGCTGCAGAAGTATTTAtcgagctga
- the NMB gene encoding neuromedin-B isoform X1, whose amino-acid sequence MAAARCLLLLLCGAALGPAVHLDFAEHRSQAAKIKVNPRGNLWATGHFMGKKSVSSSPHLEPPEEPTVPVVFGPSLKALLEDMMELLTRELLRILLQERLLNENQGKYDLTDQVEQAGGGRAGAHVLLPACAGRDLIQQQRLTLMATVGVGKPRTEELSHYRVAVCCLLAPQGSTARGQQSSFCQSLTAAWRQGS is encoded by the exons ATGGCGGCGgctcgctgcctgctgctgctgctgtgcggAGCCGCGCTGGGGCCGGCCGTGCACCTGGACTTCGCCGAGCACCGCAGCCAGGCGGCCAAGATCAAGGTCAACCCCCGCGGCAACCTCTGGGCCACAG GTCACTTCATGGGGAAGAAGAGTGTCAGCAGCTCCCCACACCTGGAGCCGCCGGAGGAGCCCACAGTGCCCGTGGTCTTTGGTCCCTCTCTCAAAGCCTTGCTGGAGGACATGATGGAGCTGCTCACCCGTGAGCTCCTGAGGATCCTCCTGCAGGAGAGACTCTTGAATGAGAACCAAGGCAAATACGACCTCACGGACCAG gtggagcaggcaggagggggcagagcaggagcccatgtgctgctccctgcctgtgctggcagagatctcatccagcagcagagaTTGACACTGATGGCAACAGTGGGAGTGGGAAAGCCAAGGACAGAGGAACTGTCCCACTACAGAGTGGCAGTTTGCTGCCTTCTGGCACCACAGGGATCCACTGCCAGAGGTCAGCAAAGCAGCTTCTGTCAGAGCTTGACAGCAGCTTG GAGACAGGGCTCCTGA